The Glycine soja cultivar W05 chromosome 19, ASM419377v2, whole genome shotgun sequence genomic sequence TACGAACACGATGAAGCACAAATCAAATTTAGGGTTAGGGATTGCATATAACTcatgttttagggttttcattTAAGGTTAGGTTAAATCCTCAACGTCACCAAATTTTTACCACATCACAGCAGGGTAAAAAAAACCAAGCCTTTCCATCGAACCAATCAGACATTGACATGTGGCAGTCAACGTCTGAGGCTAACTAAGGCTAACGGTCAACGTTCAATTGGGACGCCCCGGACCAACATCGCAAGGATTTACAAAAATGGGgaaccaaatttgtgaattaaattatagggggacCAAATCCAAAACTGGAACAAAAATGGGGGACCGAAACTgcaattttaccttttttttttaatgatttttaactctaaataattatatttttaaatttaattaaaaatcataggttcatATCTATATAAagttaaattagaataaaaaataataaattttaattatatgaaaataaaaaaattatataaaaataaattttaatcatttcataatctagcattttttttatttccttagtTAATTTGTACAtgtaacatttcaaaatcattcatCTCATTCTCAATCTATAATAAAAAGacacttttaatttctaataattgAGAGAATACAACATTCTTTATATTAACCTTTattcttcaaattttatatattaaaacacACATATAAACACAAGGAAAGCTATTCAAACAAATTGTATATATGATTTACTATGTAGTATGTAGTTCGAATTGATTTGTCATTCATTTACAAAATGTacattatgattaatttatttatttttataataattgtattaaatattaaataaaacttattattgactaagaatataaaaaattttatacagATATTAAACTCTATTTAAATTAAGActtattcaatttaaatttgacagtttgtttttttaataattgaatacTAGTaactttttattcaataatttaatcattttcatGGTTTCATCCAACTTCGCCGACACCCTCACACACAAGATCACAACCCTCCCCACCTTCTGAAGCCACCATACTTCCCACGTGGCTAGACAGCTAGATCCCCGGCACACATGCAATGATGCAAATATTTTGACAACAACAAAACCATACAGCCCAAATAtcaacataaatataatttaaaaatttggaaAACTCCAAAcagaacaaattaaaaaaatcaataaattattaagaataaataatactttttaagCAGATATTAATTACAAATCATTGTGAAAATCAAGtttaatgaattaataaatacttgtacaacaaaatgtataataaagagagaaataaaaaaaaattaaatataataaatgatgaaCAGAAAATGATGTTATTCAAATTATTGTATGTGTAAATCTTCTCAAATGAATTTTACTATAACAATCTTGAAAGAGTAATATATTagagataatttataattattctcgttaacaatataaaaaaaaaaaacaataacgtAGGCCTGTTAAACTTTATAACTTTCCACATATTTTAAGATGTATTAATAGCTGTTTTCTTCTTAtacctttcatttattttaaaatttattaatgaaacatctactcattttaaaattattccttAAATTGAGTATAGTATCATTCAATGTAATTACTATTTAAAccaattaatttaaatgatatttttgaaatataattaaaattaactaatttgattactttttttaattttgataaattaatcaGATTTAGGACGTAGGGTTAGTGGGGcaatgcattttaaaaaaattcaataaaattaccatagtttttaaagataaatattaaaatctaaatttcaAACTAGAATAGTCACGCTAAATCAAGACGTGCCTATCcgagaagaaaattaattattaagataagtcatgaattaaattacttaattgtgaatataaaataagatcAAAGTGTCAAAAGAAACAAGAGTTATTGAGGAAAGAAACAtatgagaagaaaatagaaggagtaagaaataaaatgacaaaaggTAACATATGAGATAAGCAAAAAAAGTCTATTGACTTTATtggagaaaagataaaagaaaatagacttttaaatcaatatggaaataaaataataacaaacatataagaaaagtgaaaaaaaaaatttcaaacacataaaaataagatatataaatattaaaataagagagtgaatttatttatctttacattgaaaataaataaggaatacaaacatataaaattaaaaggtgtaaacatattaaattttgaCACAAATATAGGTGGCTGTATTAAAATGAGGGGTGTATTTGTCCACCCTCAAATACACATAGCTTGcttaaattagttatttattttttatataaaaattaaaaagaattttatttataaaattccaTGGATGCACTTGCAACATTTTACTTCTATATACTCTTTGTTATaacttaaaatttgttaataactACAAAATCACATatgaaatttgttaaaaatgaagtcaatttcacaaaattttgtaatttctattCTCATGTGTTAAcattaaaagaattatattgattgtcatttttaatttttaatgatatattaaaacatttattttaattttactcgcaaataattgttattttattaagacACCTAATAccacatttattaaaattaaaaaagaaagttgagatattttgataaaattatttcactaattattttatttattgttttctttaataCGTGAAAAAGCTTTAAATATCCTTCAATTTGAAATACATAGATTAATGAATTTcacattttcattatttattcataaaaaattcttaactCTAACCtttacattttataaaaaataattaacttctaACTTGATCAAAGgttaaaaatgaacaaattcctgagaaatatttttattttccatgcATTAATAGCTTAATtacgaaaaacaaaaatagaaacatggactgttttggaaaataaaaaaagaagaaaaatcaaatcccatctctttttctttctgccTTTACATGCTGTCTTCTTCctccttccttcttcttcttcttcttctctttccttcACCAGCAAAATTCAAACCCATTCAACCCAACAAacctaaaacaaacaaaaaacccCTAATCCCACGTAATTATCAGCTTAATCAACCCCAATCCGATCCAAATTAAGCCATGAAATTATCCTAATTAACGGTTTTCCGGTTTATGTAAACTACACAAAGCGATGCCGAGCGTGGCCGTGAAACTCTACAGCGTCTTCTTCAAGTTTCTTTTAAAGCACCGTTTGCAGAACCGGATCCAAGGCCGGCCCGAAGACTCCGACCCGTTCGGCGTCACGACCCGACCCGACGAATCGGTGGCTCCGGCCAACCCGTCATTCTCCGATGGTGTTGCCACTAAAGACATCCACATCGACCCCTTAACATCTCTCTCGATTAGAATTTTCCTTCCAGATTCCGCGCTCGAACCTAATTCCCAACCTAGCTCCAAACCCGAACCTGGATCGGTGAACCACGAAACGTCGTCGTTGCGCGCGGTGAGGCGCAACAGCTATGAGCCGGCAATCTTCTCGCCGCGGGAGGAGGAGCGACGGAACAGCGGCGGCGACAGTGGCGGTTGCGGCGGCGCTTACCGGGGGTACGCGCCGTCGCCGGCGGGGAATGGTCGCCGGAAAAAGTTACCGGTGGTTCTGCAGTTCCACGGTGGCGGGTGGGTGAGCGGGAGCAACGATTCGGTTGCGAACGACGTGTTCTGCCGGCGGGTCGCGAGGCTCTgcgaggcggtggtggtggcggTGGGGTACCGGCTGGCGCCGGAGAATCGGTATCCGGCCGCGTTCGAGGACGGGCTGAAGGTGCTGAATTGGCTGGCGAAGCAGGCAAATTTGGCGGAGTGCACTAAGTCAATGGGGGGGAGGAGGAGGTTGGAGGGTCAGCACAAGCATATTGTGGAAACCTTTGGGGCATCAGTGGTTGAGCCTTGGTTGGCTGCTCATGGAAATCCATCAAGGTTGCAACTTGAACTTCTTTTATTATGGCTTTTTGTTTGATCTTATATATGCTTGTCTTAGTGTAGTAGATTGATTTGCTagaaacactattttttttttttttatccataggaATCGAAGACAATTATTAGATACTAGGGGGTTTACAACAAAGTCACACATCTTGTTCAATCAAGTGAGTTAGGCCCTCTGTAGCAGCATACTATTTGATACACTCATTTGAATACAATCAAATTTATTGAAAGGACTTGCTAATTTAATGAGCTTTTATTCATGATTTTGTAGTTTCCTATAGTGAAGAGAATATTAGGAGTGTGATAGctcttgttttgatttttgttttttatacatCTCATAGTTTTGGATTGGCGTTGATGCCCTTGATTGTCTGTTTTAAATGTAGATAGTGATTAGAGACTGTAGAGTAATAATTTAGCAAATTGGTGAAGGGATCTGTGAGTTAGGGAGGAGGTGACAGACTGGGTAGTAAGCAgggggttttgaatttgatcacAGCAAGTTTGGGTTGAGATTTTCAATCTGATGTTGATTGCAATTGAACTAGTGACTTAGGTCTTGTTTGGTTAAACGTCTCCATATGTATCTatagaaggaaaaagaagataaaacaaattatgTTTCTCCTATAAGTTAAAAACAACTTATACACTTCAATTTTTATAGAAGGGTTTTCATCTAATTTGTCCAGAAGTTGAGGTTCATAGATTTTAATTTATGGGAGAcgttttattcaatttttccttttattttcttctcctgtaAGTGCTTATGAAGAAGTTTATCTAAGCTGGACTTTAATGTTGCCAAGGAAGATGTCTTTAGAGTTATTTTTGCccattgttttttgtttaattttgtcaCATTTTAGGGAAGTTTCAGATTAAAAGAACCATTATTTATTCAGCCTCATTTTACTGGTTAACTAGTTACCCTCTTGAGTGTTCTCGAATAAAATCACATTGACATTCTGTTATGTGGGataaagttcaatttttttcagtGTAGAAGTTATGGCATGTTGTTTTAATCCATGGTTGTTTAAATTCATCACATTCTCCCTTCCCGTTTATTTAAGTATTTAGGTTTTAATGAAATGGAATTTCTTGTTTGTCTATAGTTTTTTTTGCCAAATTTCCTTGATAGAATAGCAAATTTGCCCATCTCACTTGCCAAATTGGGATTGATTGGTGTCTATACGAGTAAGCTTCATTTTTCATCTTATCTAAGAAATTATGTCCAATGACGTGGGGTCATTTGCTTTTAGATTGGGACCATTGGGTCTGTAGCTATTTTGCTCAGTTCTTATATAACTTAACATTCTGGATATGTAAAGGCATTGAGAGAGAGGAGTTAAAGTGATGACGGTGTGAAGAATTGTTCCGGTGGATGTCACTTGATGGCAGCACCGGTCATCCTGCACTATAGGATAGGAAAATTAGAGAGGATTTTGATGATTAAGGAAAAAGGAATGGTGGACCTAAGGTGCTTAAGCACTAGTTCATGTGAATGCTTTTCTCCTTGGACTTGTTCTTTTTTGGTTTCGGTCAGATGTTTTCTTTACTATATTTCTTATTGTCAGTACCagatttcagttttttttagcaTTCCGGTTTCCGGCAGACCCAGCCATCCCTTTTGAAACTAACAATCAAATACTACTATATTTACTATATTGTAATTTTCCTTCTAATTTCCAAATTTTTCGTTTCGTTGTATTTACTATATTGTAAGTTAATTAATAGCATTCCGGTTTCCGGCAGACCCAGCCATCCTTTTGAAACTAACAATCAAATACTACTATATTTACTATATTGTAATTAATAGCATTCCAACTCATGGACGCAGAGCTGAAATTAACAATCAAATACTACTATATTGATTAGACTACAAGGGCTTGTAATGAAGCCTAATGTAATGCTTCACATGAAGTTTCTGCCATTTTGTTATTTGGAGGGGTCTCTACACTCTACTAACCATTTTGGAGCCTTGTCTTTCTGGGTCGCTTTTACTTGCTGTTGTAATGCTCAGTTTGTTCTTAATGTTGGCTTAGAATCTCGTATCTTGTTTAATCTTTTCTATTTGTTGTCTGCAATCCTTCCTCAACTTTCTCTTTCTAAACAGATTTCTTGGTTAGGGAATCAGTCTTATTCTGCTTAGCTTCCCCATTCTTAATATTCCacttgtgttttaatttttcttgaaaatggaATTTTTCTggtagtaaattattttttagagcaTATATTAGGAAATTGACGTCTAAGTACGTTGGGTGAATTAAGAGGATGCTTGTTTGACTTTGATTATTGATGTTGCAAAGATTTGATCTATTTCCTTTGGACAtggacatatatattttgtaatgcTCTGCCTCTTCAGAACTGGTCTtgattaaaagcaaaaaaataaaaataaaaaaattgaagggtATCACTTTTGTAGATGAGCTGTTGTCTTTAACCATAAGTATTTTCTTGTCAGGAGTTAAGTACACCTTTAGTTCAAagcttaacctttttttttctttgatattgaatCAGGTGTGTTCTTCTTGGCGTGAGTTGCGGTGCAAATATTGCAGACTATGTGGCTCGAAAAGCTGTAGAAACAGGCACACTTTTGGACCCTGTCAAGGTAGTGGCACAGGTCCTGATGTATCCATTTTTTATTGGAAGTGTGCCTACTCGTTCTGAAATTAAGTTGGCAAACTCTTACTTTTACGACAAGGCAATGTGTATGCTAGCATGGAAACTATTCCTACCTGAGGAAGAGTTTAGCCTAGACCATCCAGCCGCCAATCCCCTAGCCCCAGGTCACGGTCCTCCTTTAAAGAAGATGCCTCCAACATTGACAGTAGTGGCAGAACATGACTGGATGAGGGACCGCGCCATTGCTTATTCAGAGGAGCTTAGGAAGGTGAATGTTGATGCACCTGTTTATGAGTATAAAGATGCAGTCCATGAATTTGCAACACTTGACGTACTTCTCAAAAGCCCTCAGGCCCAGGTTTGTGCCGAGGACATTGCCATCTGGGTCAAGAAATATATTTCGCTTCGAGGTCATGAATTCTCATATTGAGCAGTATTTAAGATGATGATGGTTCAGTGAGAAAATCTTTGAAGGCCATTTTTCTGCTACCACCAGTATATATACACCTTCGGGGTTACGAGGTCCTGCTGTTCTTGTTGTTGACCTGTTCCACGTTCCCTCCACCTGTCAGTTCTTGTTGTAAGATAGTTGTTTGAGAGTTGAGCTAGAGAGAGATCCATTCACCTCCATGCACACTGCATTTGGAAGCCCCTGTTCCATTTTTTCTTGTGTATTATGATGTACTATTTCTCatgatataaaatttagtgATATATTCTTTTAGCATTAGGGTCATCGTTCATGAAGTCTCCAGTCTATTCTCTTATCTATGCAACTTTTGGAGTAGTAGTGGGACTtcatagttaattaattttgtacagGAGACCAGTTCTCTGTGTTTCGATATCATTAAGATTTCggattaaaaaacaatttcCCTTAAGATACCTTTAGTGATTGTCTATAGGATGAAGATATgaagtttctttaataataTTAGCTAAAAGCTAAAACCGATTTTGCTTAGTATATTGTTGTGCACAATGTTGTCcccaatgaagaaaaaatatttcatcgTTATCTTCTTGTTGATTGTTAAGTTTTAGGCATACACATCCACTAGTATAAATATGTAATGATCTTCACTAGATAAACTTGGCTATTATCACAAATCTTGAGGTAATTGCCCACACACACACTCCTCCCCTTGAATTCCTGGGGTGTGGGGGGGGGTTGAGCCATGTGGAGGTTGAATCCAGAACCTCTCATGACGTAAAGAGATGGGATCATATGCTTATCATGGTTAAAACTCAAAACCATCTTCTCGTACCAAAGCCGAACCAGTGTTTTGGCTTGCTGGTTTCAATATTGGAAGCACTTTGAGGGAATGGGAGCCACCACTCTGACCCTGTGAGGGGTAGGGTATGGACAGGTTTATGAATCTGTGAGATCTTCTGGGCTTATTTGCATCGGTGGCATCTCTGCTGACTGAGCTGTAACCATGAGTTCACTAGAAGGTAACTATGGTTGCAGGAAAAACCCCTTGTTACTTTTGAAAGTCAAGCAGTGTTAcgaaacaatggaagagaaacGATTGTACATTATGTATTTGCATCATATAACCATATTTTACACCTTGTTTGAGGAGGGGGCATAATATATATAGTGTGTTGAAATATGTTTGTGTTGTTTCATTATccaaaaaaataactaacaGATTGTGGTAAAAAGTTCCTCTTGCTTGGTATTTTCACTAAATTAAGTTAGAATATGTTTACAATCtttatagtaaattaaatttacttaaaatttggtaaattaagatatttaaattaagggaaaatatatttttgctcACTTTAAAGATAGCATaatgagaatgaaaacaaaacaGCATGAGAgagaatttatataaattttaagggtTTAAACATGTTGGAGATCTCTTAACTATACTTGAATTTCGCAACTgatttctgaaatttttttgcttttcgtTGGGTCCCTgataaaaggagagggttgtgttaggctttcgacagccaacgttaaactttgtcgaatctctatgacatggatcaattacgtaataatgtgaatgctaggtcgttgcccggaagcaacgcgctgtatggctcgagtacagtgtcaaaagagcaagggccgctgcatcgccgctcggatgtagtgaaaagtaagcaagggttcccacattttcgtgaacgggtgtgggtaaagaagctagttcatgacaggaggattcgctttggtacatggaatataggcacacttactggaaaatctatggaaatagtggatgttatggtgaggaggaagatcaattttatgtgcctacaagaaactaagtggacaggtgaaaaagcgaaagaattagacaactcgggatttaagctgtggtatacggaaaaaatcagatcaagaaatggggtagggattattgtggacaaggagtggaagaaggatgtcgtggatgtaagaagagtaggagatcgtatcatagtcttaaaattggtagtgggacaggacacctttaatgttattagtgggtacgcacctcaggttgggttagcagaacactttaaggtaaaattttgggaggatctagaaggggtacttcaggatataccccaaggagagaaagttttcctaggaggggatctcaatggacatgtaggtagcgtggctagaggttttgagggggtgcatgggggttttggcctaggggagatgaatggggagggtaaatccatcttagagttttcggaggctttggatctttctatagccaatacatggtttaagaaaagagaggaacatcttatcacttacaaaagtggaaggacatgttctcagatagatttcttccttatcaggaagtctgataggaagtattgcttgaactgtaaagttatcccgggagagagcttgactacccaacatagagttttggttatggatgtaagaattagagatagggcaaagagaagaagtcctatggtagcaccaaggatcaaatggtggcacttgaagggtgagaaacaaggaatcttccaacaaaagatatgggagggatggtgtggacaatcacaaggaagtgcaaatgatatgtggaacaagatgtcccaagagattattaaagtggctaaagagacgttgggtgaatctagaggttttggacctaggggtaaagaatcgtggtggtggaatgaaaatgttcagagcaaagttagagtaaaaaatgagtgtttcaaggagtggtctaggtgtagaaattctgaaacttgggataagtataagatagctagaaatgaaaccaaaaaggcggtgagtgaggcaagagcccaagcttttgacggactataccaagctctaggaaccagggacggagaaagatctatatataggcttgctaagggtagagagaggaagactagagatttggatcaagtaaagtgtgttaaggatgaagaaggcaaagtcttagtgcatgaaaaagatatcaaggaaaggtggaaggcgtatttccacaacttatttaatgatggatatggatatgactctagcagtctagacacaagagaagaggaccggaactataagtactatcgtcggattcagaaacaggaagtaaaggaagcgttgaaaagaatgagtaatggtaaggcggtggggccagacaacatacctattgaagtgtggaaaactcttggagatagaggtcttgagtggctcaccgaactctttaacgaaattatgaggtcaaaacgcatgccagaggaatggaggagaagcacgttagtgccaatctataagaacaagggggatatacaaaattatgcaaattataggggaatcaagctcatgagtcataccatgaaattatgggaaagagtgatcgaacggagattaagaaaggagactcaagttactgagaatcaatttggtttcatgccgggaaggtcgaccatggaagcgatttatttattacggcgggtgatggagcaatatcgcatggcccaacaagacttgcacttgatttttattgacatggagaaagcgtatgatagagtgcctagagagattttgtggaaagctctagagaagaaaggggttagggttgcatatattcgagctatccaagatatgtatgatagggtatcgactagtgttaggacacagggtggagagtcagacgattttcccatcacaattggtttgcatcaagggtcaacccttagcccctacctttttaccttaattctggatgtcctcacggaacaaatccaagagatagcgccgagatgcatgctttttgcagatgacatagtcctccttggagagtcgagggaggagttgaatgagaggttggaaacttggagacgagctctagaaacacatggctttcgcttaagcagaagcaaatcggagtatatggaatgtaagttcaacaaaagaaggagggtttctaactcagaggtgaaaataggagaccatattatccctcaagtcacacggtttaaatatcttgggtctgtaatacaggatgatggggaaattgaaggggatgtgaatcattgcattcaagcaggatggatgaaatggagaaaagcatcgggggtgttatgtgatgcaaaggtaccgatcaagctaaagggaaagttttatcggactgcggtaagaccgacgattttgtacggaacagaatgttgggcggtcaagagccaacatgagaataaagtaggtgtagcggagatgaggatgttgcggtggatgtgtggtaagactcgacaggataaaattagaaacgaagctattagagagagggttggagtagcg encodes the following:
- the LOC114400687 gene encoding probable carboxylesterase 11, whose translation is MPSVAVKLYSVFFKFLLKHRLQNRIQGRPEDSDPFGVTTRPDESVAPANPSFSDGVATKDIHIDPLTSLSIRIFLPDSALEPNSQPSSKPEPGSVNHETSSLRAVRRNSYEPAIFSPREEERRNSGGDSGGCGGAYRGYAPSPAGNGRRKKLPVVLQFHGGGWVSGSNDSVANDVFCRRVARLCEAVVVAVGYRLAPENRYPAAFEDGLKVLNWLAKQANLAECTKSMGGRRRLEGQHKHIVETFGASVVEPWLAAHGNPSRCVLLGVSCGANIADYVARKAVETGTLLDPVKVVAQVLMYPFFIGSVPTRSEIKLANSYFYDKAMCMLAWKLFLPEEEFSLDHPAANPLAPGHGPPLKKMPPTLTVVAEHDWMRDRAIAYSEELRKVNVDAPVYEYKDAVHEFATLDVLLKSPQAQVCAEDIAIWVKKYISLRGHEFSY